One Patescibacteria group bacterium DNA segment encodes these proteins:
- a CDS encoding ComEC/Rec2 family competence protein, whose amino-acid sequence MVRKNQFHLGLLAILILTNYFVWVAVGEAAAHSLRVYFLNVGQGDAILLRTPTGEDILIDGGPDDSVLAELGKILPVWDTTLDLVVATHTDADHITGLVSVLKRYQIKEVLTPPPGRSTSISAAWQQAIMQGPIINYVDAADDYQWGDVSWDTLLPLSSIDIVSTDTNNTSIVAKLTYESNSLLLTGDMEAPAESLFMQIYPALSAEILKVAHHGSKNSSNTLWLQMINPEIAVISVGKNSYGHPSPDTLGRLQAVGADIYRTDQNGTIEMIFTDNGYSVKANGQKKFYQN is encoded by the coding sequence ATGGTCAGAAAAAATCAGTTCCACTTAGGGCTGTTAGCCATCCTGATCCTCACTAACTATTTTGTTTGGGTGGCTGTGGGCGAAGCTGCTGCCCATAGTTTGCGGGTCTACTTTTTGAATGTTGGCCAGGGCGATGCTATTTTATTGCGCACTCCCACCGGCGAGGATATTTTAATTGACGGCGGACCCGATGACAGTGTTTTAGCGGAGTTGGGCAAGATCTTGCCCGTGTGGGATACCACGCTAGACTTGGTGGTGGCAACTCATACCGATGCCGATCACATTACCGGCTTAGTTAGTGTTTTAAAGCGCTACCAAATCAAAGAAGTGCTAACACCACCACCCGGTAGATCCACTAGTATCAGTGCGGCCTGGCAACAGGCGATCATGCAAGGGCCAATAATCAATTATGTTGATGCAGCGGATGATTATCAGTGGGGAGATGTGAGTTGGGATACGCTACTGCCGCTGTCCAGTATCGATATAGTTAGTACGGACACTAATAATACTTCCATTGTGGCTAAACTCACCTATGAAAGTAATAGTTTGCTACTGACTGGCGATATGGAAGCGCCCGCAGAAAGCTTGTTTATGCAGATTTATCCCGCTCTGTCAGCTGAAATATTAAAAGTGGCTCATCATGGCAGTAAAAATTCATCCAACACCTTGTGGTTACAGATGATTAATCCAGAAATAGCAGTAATCTCGGTAGGTAAAAATTCTTATGGCCATCCCAGTCCGGATACGCTAGGGCGATTGCAGGCAGTGGGGGCAGATATCTATCGGACGGATCAGAATGGTACAATTGAGATGATTTTTACAGATAACGGTTACTCCGTTAAAGCCAATGGACAGAAAAAATTTTATCAAAACTGA
- a CDS encoding ComEC/Rec2 family competence protein produces the protein MAMGRVYTILACIGFLVGVAVGSWWMLPNWGLALYCGVGLVAISLIFYKYRRWLGPVVWFLLLALVGNWRLGTAQVISATDISYYAGQVVTLQGIIMDDPQVSVDETKFNVRVKSLEGASSVSGKILVKAQHYPTYQYGNLISLTGQLSLPSANTTDSYVKYLAKSGVYVICSYPEITVVQDFAGNKIWRWLYQVKHYFLQTTNQIMPEPTAGLLAGLLLGISAALPKNLLESFNTTGLTHIIALSGFNISIVAGAILKLLGWLPLNFRLITAMVAVWLFVLLTGAAPSAVRAALMGMLILLASLLGRWADVAVSLCLTAVAMVAINPKILADDIGFQLSFLATVGIIYLSPVLENWLRRWPHYLGGLLSATLSALVLVTPILMINFGRISLVAPLTNILVVPLVPLAMLLGFWAVIGGMVQTDLGLVLGWLAWVPLKLVAVLAEYFRTLPGASLEITVSGGWWVAVYYLILIIGLIIYYGQKKSVPLRAVSHPDPH, from the coding sequence ATGGCGATGGGGAGGGTATACACTATTTTGGCGTGTATCGGGTTTTTGGTGGGGGTAGCTGTCGGGAGTTGGTGGATGCTGCCGAATTGGGGCTTAGCGCTTTATTGCGGGGTCGGACTAGTGGCAATTAGTCTAATTTTTTATAAATATAGACGCTGGCTGGGGCCAGTTGTTTGGTTTTTACTGCTAGCTCTAGTAGGAAACTGGCGTTTAGGGACTGCCCAGGTTATTTCAGCCACAGATATTAGTTATTATGCGGGACAAGTAGTTACCTTGCAGGGAATAATTATGGACGATCCTCAAGTGTCAGTCGATGAGACCAAGTTTAATGTGCGAGTTAAATCGTTAGAAGGAGCGTCTAGCGTGTCCGGAAAGATATTGGTTAAAGCGCAACATTATCCAACTTATCAATACGGCAACCTAATCTCTTTAACCGGGCAGTTAAGCTTGCCCTCGGCCAATACCACTGATAGTTATGTTAAATATCTCGCCAAATCCGGCGTTTATGTAATCTGCAGTTATCCGGAAATTACCGTAGTGCAAGATTTCGCTGGCAATAAAATATGGCGCTGGCTATATCAGGTTAAACATTATTTTTTACAGACGACTAATCAGATAATGCCGGAACCGACTGCTGGTCTTTTGGCTGGCTTACTGCTGGGTATCAGTGCAGCTTTACCTAAAAACTTATTGGAAAGTTTTAATACTACCGGCTTAACTCATATCATTGCCCTATCAGGTTTTAATATCAGCATTGTAGCTGGTGCGATTCTTAAATTATTGGGTTGGTTGCCGTTAAATTTCCGATTGATTACGGCCATGGTAGCAGTGTGGCTGTTTGTGTTGCTGACCGGAGCGGCTCCCTCGGCTGTGCGCGCAGCGCTGATGGGTATGTTGATCCTGCTGGCTAGTTTATTGGGGAGGTGGGCGGATGTGGCGGTGTCTTTGTGTCTTACGGCAGTGGCAATGGTAGCAATTAATCCCAAAATATTAGCTGACGATATTGGTTTTCAGTTATCATTTTTAGCCACCGTTGGTATTATTTATCTAAGTCCGGTTTTAGAGAATTGGCTACGGCGTTGGCCGCATTATTTGGGCGGCTTGTTGAGCGCGACTTTATCAGCCTTAGTCTTGGTGACACCAATTTTGATGATAAACTTTGGTCGCATCTCGTTGGTTGCGCCGTTGACTAATATATTAGTGGTGCCTTTGGTACCTCTCGCGATGTTGCTGGGGTTTTGGGCAGTTATCGGCGGCATGGTGCAGACTGATTTAGGATTGGTGTTGGGTTGGCTGGCATGGGTACCTCTAAAACTAGTGGCGGTTTTGGCAGAATACTTTCGCACTCTGCCGGGAGCTAGTCTGGAAATAACAGTTTCCGGCGGCTGGTGGGTAGCTGTTTATTATTTAATACTGATTATAGGTTTAATCATTTATTATGGTCAGAAAAAATCAGTTCCACTTAGGGCTGTTAGCCATCCTGATCCTCACTAA